The following proteins are encoded in a genomic region of Amia ocellicauda isolate fAmiCal2 chromosome 6, fAmiCal2.hap1, whole genome shotgun sequence:
- the lnp1 gene encoding leukemia NUP98 fusion partner 1 isoform X1 gives MDHEEDDDVNFAKWMSSFWGHSVSEEPARERRASWRRPARPISDRRASLPCPAQLNAMHLRRLHAASTAPSSAYSQCREDKEPQTHQKARRASSSDDNRRKSSGPDAHFLPIHELAESFERRLCFRGRHTVSLGSTDDVCVICHDELRGRGVRELHCTHRFHKEEDQQPPVRKGSLRRQR, from the exons ATGGACCACGAAGAGGACGACGATGTTAACTTTGCCAAGTGGATGAGCAGCTTCTGGGGCCACAGCGTGAGCGAGGAGCCGGCACGCGAACGCAGGGCCAGCTGGAGACGCCCTGCCCGGCCCATCTCCGACCGCAGAGCCTCCCTGCCCTGCCCG GCCCAGCTCAACGCCATGCACCTGCGCCGCCTGCATGCTGCCAGCACGGCGCCCTCGTCCGCGTACTCGCAGTGCCGGGAGGACAAAGAGCCGCAGACGCACCAGAAGGCCCGGCGCGCCTCCTCCTCCGACGACAACCGGCGCAAGTCCTCCGGGCCCGACGCGCACTTCCTGCCCATCCACGAGCTGGCCGAGTCCTTTGAACGTCGCCTGTGCTTCCGCGGCCGCCACACCGTGTCTCTG GGCAGCACGGATGACGTCTGTGTGATCTGTCACGATGAGCTGCGCGGCAGAGGCGTCAGGGAGCTGCACTGCACCCACCGCTTCCACAAGGAG GAGGATCAGCAGCCGCCCGTCCGGAAGGGCTCCCTCCGCCGCCAGCGCTGA
- the lnp1 gene encoding leukemia NUP98 fusion partner 1 isoform X2 — MDHEEDDDVNFAKWMSSFWGHSVSEEPARERRASWRRPARPISDRRASLPCPAQLNAMHLRRLHAASTAPSSAYSQCREDKEPQTHQKARRASSSDDNRRKSSGPDAHFLPIHELAESFERRLCFRGRHTVSLEDQQPPVRKGSLRRQR; from the exons ATGGACCACGAAGAGGACGACGATGTTAACTTTGCCAAGTGGATGAGCAGCTTCTGGGGCCACAGCGTGAGCGAGGAGCCGGCACGCGAACGCAGGGCCAGCTGGAGACGCCCTGCCCGGCCCATCTCCGACCGCAGAGCCTCCCTGCCCTGCCCG GCCCAGCTCAACGCCATGCACCTGCGCCGCCTGCATGCTGCCAGCACGGCGCCCTCGTCCGCGTACTCGCAGTGCCGGGAGGACAAAGAGCCGCAGACGCACCAGAAGGCCCGGCGCGCCTCCTCCTCCGACGACAACCGGCGCAAGTCCTCCGGGCCCGACGCGCACTTCCTGCCCATCCACGAGCTGGCCGAGTCCTTTGAACGTCGCCTGTGCTTCCGCGGCCGCCACACCGTGTCTCTG GAGGATCAGCAGCCGCCCGTCCGGAAGGGCTCCCTCCGCCGCCAGCGCTGA
- the tomm70a gene encoding mitochondrial import receptor subunit TOM70: MMAASKPVEPQTGGGLPRWQLALLVGTPLVLGAGAVYLWNRSRRKENQGKRNGERKTPEGSASPVPGQPQQDGAANRAGREQEEMSPLDRAQGAKNKGNKYFKAGKYEQAIHCYTEAIGLCPKEQKGDLSTFYQNRAAAYEQQMKWAEVVQDCSRAVELNPRYVKALFRRAKAQERLDNKKECLEDVTAVCILEAFQNQQSMLLADKVLKLLGKEKAKEKYKNREPLMPSPQFIKSYFSSFTDDIISQPLQKGEKKDEDKDKEGEAAEVTESSGYLKAKQYMEEENYDKIISECSKEVESRGKHLAEALLLRATFYLLIGNAAAARPDLDQVINMETANVKLRANALIKRGSMYMQQQQPQLSTQDFNLAAEIDPHNADVYHHRGQLKILLDQVEEAVGDFDECIRLRPDSALAQAQKCFALYRQAYTGNNPSQVQTAMSGFEDVIRRFPKCAEGYALYAQALTDQQQFGKADEMYDKCIDLEPDNATTYVHKGLLQLQWKQDLDKGLELISKAIEIDNKCDFAYETMGTIEVQRGNLDKAIDMFNKAINLAKSEMEMAHLYSLCDAAYAQTEVAKKYGLKPPTL; the protein is encoded by the exons ATGATGGCGGCCTCAAAGCCTGTGGAGCCGCAGACCGGCGGCGGGCTACCCCGCTGGCAGCTCGCCCTCCTGGTGGGCACCCCCCTGGTGTTGGGGGCCGGCGCCGTGTACCTGTGGAACCGCAGCCGGAGGAAGGAGAACCAAGGCAAGCGCAACGGCGAGAGGAAAACCCCCGAAGGCAGCGCTAGCCCCGTCCCGGGCCAGCCGCAGCAGGACGGCGCCGCGAACCGAGCCGGCCGAGAGCAGGAGGAAATG agtcCTCTGGACCGGGCCCAGGGAGCCAAGAACAAGGGCAACAAGTACTTCAAGGCTGGCAAGTATGAGCAGGCCATCCATTGCTACACCGAGGCCATCGGCCTGTGTCCCAAAGAGCAGAAGGGAGACCTGTCCACCTTCTACCAGAACCGAGCCGCGGCCTACGAGCAGCAG aTGAAGTGGGCCGAGGTGGTGCAGGATTGCTCCCGGGCCGTGGAGCTGAACCCGCGCTACGTCAAGGCCCTGTTCCGCCGGGCCAAGGCCCAGGAGAGGCTGGACAACAAGAAGGAGTGTCTGGAAG ATGTGACAGCGGTGTGCATTCTAGAAGCCTTCCAGAACCAGCAGAGCATGCTGCTGGCAGACAAGGTGCTCAAGCTGCTGGGCAAGGAGAAGGCAAAGGAGAAATACAAG AACCGTGAGCCCCTAATGCCGTCGCCACAGTTCATCAAGTCCTACTTCAGCTCCTTCACGGACGACATCATCTCACAGCCGCTGCAGAAGGGTGAGAAGAAGGACGAGGACAAGGACAAGGAGGGGGAGGCCGCTGAGGTCACTGAGAG CTCCGGGTACCTGAAGGCCAAGCAGTACATGGAGGAGGAGAACTACGACAAGATCATCAGCGAGTGCAGCAAGGAAGTGGAGTCCCGGGGGAAGCACCTGGCTGAGGCGCTGCTGCTGCGCGCCACCTTCTACCTGCTGATTGGCAACGCAGCGGCCGCCCGGCCTGACCTCGACCAGGTCATCAACATGGAGACGGCCAACGTAAAG CTGCGGGCGAATGCTCTGATCAAGCGGGGCAGTATGTacatgcagcagcagcagccccagCTGTCCACACAGGACTTCAACCTGGCAGCTGAGATCGACCCACACAATGCCGACGTCTACCACCACCGCGGACAG CTGAAGATCCTGCTGGACCAGGTGGAGGAGGCGGTGGGCGACTTTGACGAGTGTATCCGGCTGCGTCCCGACTCCGCGCTGGCCCAGGCCCAGAAGTGCTTTGCCCTG TACCGACAGGCCTACACCGGGAACAACCCCTCCCAGGTGCAGACCGCCATGTCTGGCTTCGAGGACGTCATCCGCCGATTCCCCAAGTGCGCTGAGGGCTACGCTCTGTACGCACAG GCTCTGACAGACCAGCAGCAGTTTGGGAAGGCTGATGAAATGTACGACAAGTGCATTGACCTGGAGCCGGACAATGCTACCACATACGTACACAAAGG GCTGCTACAGCTGCAGTGGAAGCAGGACCTGGACAAAGGCCTGGAGCTCATCAGCAAGGCCATCGAGATCGACAACAAGTGCGACTTCGCCTACGAGACCATGGGCACCATCGAGGTGCAGAG GGGTAACCTGGACAAGGCCATCGACATGTTCAACAAGGCCATCAACCTGGCCAAGTCGGAGATGGAGATGGCCCACCTGTACTCCCTGTGCGACGCCGCTTACGCCCAGACGGAGGTGGCCAAGAAATACGGGCTGAAGCCCCCGacactgtaa